A window of Fundulus heteroclitus isolate FHET01 chromosome 15, MU-UCD_Fhet_4.1, whole genome shotgun sequence contains these coding sequences:
- the mia3 gene encoding transport and Golgi organization protein 1 homolog isoform X2: protein MAAKHFYRQGFLLLLFNFISTAALEKRFSDFKRCADEECSMLLCRGKAVKDFSGPDCRFLSFKKSETIYVYYKLSGRRADVWAGSVGSNFGYFPKDLLAVNHVYTDKEVEIKAEDTDFVCFDTGYDKFDSYDIDQLLGLSVTESDADNNGTAGEETENIEKEPKPSVEEATESETQTEDADNSEELHELTDDQSASSLKLETNTTSAESPSLNDEESNKDTVPATEEEEDEPENVPESPVQDVPENGDTKDDVAASEPESPLVTVSEGAQIPRLKATLGTTFDAVVTEEEITTKVTPYEEEVSEGVDHHQEEIKEGTPLLSFSEEPTDAVERESVKKQEEAPPAQEDEPHAAEEKNMWTSLGDAVFSVVTGGERTGEDVSSDEEDDDEFEETPEEPQKNLEKTETEALVPESEKPPESTESPHLEARRPNMAEREINETSSDPKKLSFDGEDAEDREVSGHRGETDQGGDTSKSADELVRHETNQRVLSEDPVSKDDLVNTPDDNTSDDEGGEDESEDPEGSKTDDGVQDDVVVVEQLLDGESDENRNMSDESDVTRSEADSDQSAELKPSNDSDVSVDHLLINGQEPDQINDTLVADAESNRTMVSVEEEEIREQTHTEVEEEEKAVGVEEINEKEEELLEDENALLSAQSDDVGPENPAEETTQVAEPQYSDDILRLSLLREHFTEEKMEQVQKLLGLNNLFRVEAMFSDLDAELQATRASHKGTTLDVESALENILEASENTILDEIEKMLDGREKNRDEGQDADTSSLDAETELLDDFQELAFSLRQKYSTASDSAPLATPETPLGNTPDQPRRNGPEETPPAVEEKPDDKPETDRVNNLTAAEDRGEEINEEHLVVNEVPAQPDVTPQEEEEAQEAERSEKNTEEPSSLPVSDEEEKVPQPTPEKQMDVEAEAEHLPSGTVDSIETAAEKPEEELESFAAADVDTSGVFSVIRNKTVEWATVMISLLPEEWKPGETLYGCPWQAVAVTALIGVLTFTIFLWRTVLEVKKSKYLVDEKKLQEKIQTLKKDKSDALAKISELQKQTEQLKENQKRSKETMSGSLKKLQALESKVLEAEKINEQMAEEKNKYVQLLEEERTVSLQNDGRIEKLEKANEKLQVSRKKIQEALAKTTVLLDEAKIREDARNAQHKCFQKEFAALKEQNKTLKTTIKGWEEKHRELNEKIKVYQKSHKELEDSVVLKDHNVEVLSELLADLDACDLQKTEANTLANGEVAPADKKTAIKNRIKQMMDVSRVQTTLTVIEEERDRFMTKLLNEEKSRKELEEKHQELEHAIGALKSEKMQMENQYKILQQKNEIMVEMYQQKENALQQRLTKEELERRSKESLLSEVGGKAVEAEEQVKLLRQRINEMEEQMKKTEEVYKEQIKEQENKTHSNWVNARNAERALSQEKVESSKLREKLAVLSSQLMERRAPLFRPNSGQPAGPRQGDSYGPSPVSGGAPSPPIMIEGPRRPPSAPVGRRIDPYGPRPPSDPHGIYPDNKHVPGMDMMGPRSSSPANQDGSGPGSFMASPIRDSPGSMVHRPPPGPGPHDPLPPHGPNVRLPPPGPYGHPRPGPYQLPPGPPLPANGHPGMPLPGPMGGEFGPRPPNGHLYQLRHGPGPAGDPRGPPPPPHFRPPPHNFGPMPPPLGVRGPLGPRPPFPPDMRFPGPRDHMGPPMDLPPGVPPAGAPPPGVPPPPAHPGDGHGQGAPSHPQNSAGPQSGPGQDTHTRQEAPQDSVRPGMV, encoded by the exons TGCTTCTTTGTCGGGGAAAAGCCGTAAAAGATTTCTCAGGACCTGACTGTCGATTCCTTTCATTCAAAAAATCCGAAACTATATATGTTTACTACAAGCTGTCAGGAAGAAGGGCTGACGTATGGGCAGGAAGT GTCGGAAGCAACTTTGGATATTTCCCAAAGGACCTTCTTGCAGTAAACCACGTGTATACAGATAAAGAAGTTGAAATTAAGGCAGAG GATACAGATTTTGTCTGTTTCGACACTGGATATGACAAGTTTGACTCTTATGACATAGACCAGCTCTTGGGCCTGTCAGTCACGGAGAGTGACGCCGATAACAATGGGACAGCCGGAGAAGAGACGGAGAACATTGAGAAAGAACCTAAGCCCTCAGTAGAGGAGGCGACCGAGAGTGAAACGCAAACAGAAGACGCTGATAACTCAGAGGAGCTTCATGAACTTACTGATGACCAAAGTGCCTCTTCGCTTAAGCTTGAGACAAACACAACGTCAGCAGAATCGCCTTCATTGAACGACGAGGAGTCTAATAAAGACACTGTGCCTGCAACcgaggaagaggaagatgagccaGAAAATGTGCCAGAGTCTCCTGTGCAAGATGTGCCAGAAAATGGCGACACCAAAGACGATGTAGCTGCGTCTGAGCCGGAGTCTCCTCTGGTGACGGTCTCTGAGGGAGCGCAGATCCCACGGCTGAAAGCCACTCTTGGAACGACCTTTGATGCTGTCGTCACAGAAGAAGAGATCACCACTAAAGTCACTCCGTATGAAGAGGAGGTCAGCGAAGGTGTGGACCATCATCAAGAGGAAATCAAAGAAGGCACACCGCTGCTTTCTTTCTCCGAGGAACCCACAGACGCCGTGGAAAGGGAGTCTgttaaaaaacaggaagaagctCCGCCGGCGCAAGAAGACGAGCCACACGCCGCAGAGGAGAAGAACATGTGGACTTCACTTGGAGATGCTGTGTTTTCGGTCGTCACAGGAGGAGAACGTACAGGAGAGGACGTGAGTTCGGATGAGGAAGACGACGATGAGTTTGAGGAAACTCCTGAAGAACCTCAAAAGAATTTAGAGAAAACTGAGACGGAAGCACTCGTACCCGAATCTGAGAAGCCTCCAGAGAGCACGGAGTCCCCTCATCTGGAGGCTCGTCGTCCCAACATGGCGGAGCGAGAAATTAATGAAACGAGCAGTGATCCCAAGAAGCTTTCGTTTGACGGAGAAGACGCGGAGGACCGGGAAGTGAGCGGACACAGGGGCGAAACGGATCAGGGGGGTGACACATCAAAATCAGCGGATGAGCTGGTTCGCCATGAAACAAACCAACGTGTTCTGTCAGAAGATCCTGTGTCGAAAGATGATCTCGTCAACACTCCCGATGACAACACATCAGACGACGAAGGCGGTGAGGATGAGTCAGAGGATCCAGAAGGTAGCAAAACAGACGACGGCGTGCAGGACGACGTCGTCGTGGTAGAGCAGCTTTTAGACGGCGAGTCGgatgaaaacagaaatatgtCCGACGAATCGGATGTTACCAGAAGTGAAGCGGACTCGGACCAGTCCGCTGAACTAAAGCCATCTAATGATTCAGATGTCAGCGTTGACCACCTTTTAATAAACGGCCAGGAACCAGATCAGATAAATGACACCTTGGTGGCAGACGCTGAAAGTAATCGGACGATGGTATCTGTGGAAGAAGAAGAGATTCGCGAGCAAACGCACACAGAGgtggaagaagaggaaaaagccGTTGGTGTCGAAGAGATTAACGAAAAAGAAGAGGAGCTACTTGAGGACGAAAACGCACTTTTATCCGCACAGTCGGACGATGTCGGCCCTGAAAACCCCGCGGAGGAAACGACCCAGGTCGCCGAGCCGCAATACAGCGACGACATACTGAGGCTGTCTCTGCTAAGGGAGCACTTCACagaggagaagatggagcaggTCCAGAAGCTCCTGGGCCTCAACAATCTGTTCAGAGTGGAGGCCATGTTCTCGGATCTGGACGCCGAGCTGCAGGCGACGCGCGCGTCCCACAAAGGCACCACGCTCGACGTGGAGAGCGCGCTGGAGAACATCCTGGAAGCGTCGGAGAACACCATCCTGGACGAGATTGAAAAGATGCTCGACGGCCGGGAGAAAAACCGAGACGAGGGGCAAGACGCCGACACGAGCAGTTTGGACGCGGAAACCGAACTGCTTGATGACTTTCAGGAGCTCGCTTTCAGCCTGCGGCAAAAGTACTCGACGGCCAGCGACAGCGCACCTTTGGCAACACCAGAAACACCGTTGGGAAACACGCCAG ACCAACCTCGCCGGAACGGTCCAGAAGAGACGCCCCCCGCTGTAGAAGAAAAGCCTGACGACAAGCCGGAAACTGACCGTGTGAATAATCTCACGGCAGCAGAAGATCGGGGAGAGGAGATTAACGAGGAGCACCTAGTTGTGAATGAGGTGCCTGCCCAACCAGATGTGACAccgcaggaggaggaggaggcgcaGGAGGCCGAACGCtctgagaaaaacacagaggagcCGTCGAGCCTTCCTGTGTCAGACGAAGAGGAAAAGGTCCCTCAACCCACCCCAGAGAAGCAGATGGACGTGGAAGCTGAAGCTGAGCATCTTCCCTCAG GAACCGTGGACTCCATTGAGACGGCGGCTGAAAAACCTGAGGAAGAATTGGAATCGTTTGCAGCTGCAGATGTTGACACGAGCGGCGTCTTCTCTGTGATCCGGAATAAAACTGTGGAGTGGGCCACTGTG ATGATTTCTTTACTGCCAGAGGAGTGGAAGCCAGGGGAAACATTGTATGGTTGTCCTTGGCAAGCTGTTGCTGTCACAGCTTTGATTGGAGTGCTTACCTTCACCATCTTCCTTTGGAGGACAGTCCTGGAA GTGAAGAAGAGTAAATACCTTG TGGACGAGAAAAAGCTCCAGGAGAAAATCCAGACGCTCAAGAAAGATAAGAGCGACGCTCTTGCCAAAATATCTGAACTCCAGAAGCAG aCTGAGCAGCTGAAGGAAAATCAGAAACGGTCAAAGGAAACCATGAGTGGTTCATTGAAAAAGTTGCAGGCGTTGGAG AGTAAAGTTCTCGAAGCAGAAAAGATAAATGAACAGATGgcagaagaaaagaacaaatatGTGCAGCTACTCGAAGAAGAGCGAACCGTCTCTCTCCAGAACGACGGCAGG ATAGAAAAGTTAGAGAAAGCAAATGAAAAGTTGCAGGTCAGCCGGAAAAAGATCCAGGAAGCGCTCGCTAAG ACCACTGTTCTCTTGGATGAAGCTAAAATCCGCGAAGATGCACGAAATGCTCAGCACAAATGTTTCCAAAAAGAGTTTGCAGCTTTAAAAGAGCAGAATAAAACG CTTAAAACGACTATTAAAGGTTGGGAGGAGAAACACAGGGAGCTGAATGAGAAGATTAAAGTTTATCAGAAGTCCCATAAAGAACTGGAGGATTCTGTGGTGCTCAAAGATCACAATGTGGAG GTGCTGTCTGAACTGCTGGCAGACCTAGACGCATGCGATCTGCAGAAAACCGAAGCCAACACTTTAGCGAATGGAGAAGTAGCCCCTG CTGATAAGAAGACggcaataaaaaacagaatcaagCAGATGATGGACGTGTCCAGG GTTCAGACGACTCTGACAGTTATCGAAGAGGAGCGGGACCGCTTCATGACAAAACTGCTGAATGAAGAGAAGTCGCGAAAGGAACTGGAAG AAAAGCACCAGGAGCTGGAACATGCAATTGGAGCCCTCAAAAGTGAGAAGATGCAGATGGAGAACCAGTACAAGATCCTGCAGCAGAAAAATGAAATCATGGTTGAAATGTATCAGCAGAAGGAGAACGCTCTGCAGCA GAGATTAACGAAAGAGGAGCTGGAGCGGCGCAGCAAAGAGAGCCTGCTGTCTGAGGTGGGAGGTAAAGCCGTGGAGGCCGAGGAGCAGGTTAAACTTTTGAGGCAGCGCATTAATGAGATGGAGGAGCAGATGAAGAAGACAGAGGAAGTCTATAAAGAGCAG atAAAggagcaggaaaacaaaactcatTCCAACTGG GTGAACGCTCGTAACGCCGAGCGAGCTCTCAGCCAGGAGAAGGTCGAGTCCTCCAAGCTGCGGGAAAA GCTGGCCGTTCTCAGCTCCCAGCTCATGGAGCGCCGCGCTCCTCTGTTCAGGCCCAACTCTGGTCAGCCGGCAGGGCCGCGTCAAG GTGATTCGTACGGACCCTCTCCCGTCAGCGGGGGCGCTCCATCCCCTCCTATAATGATCGAGGGTCCGAGGCGCCCTCCCTCTGCCCCCGTAGGGCGAAGAATCGACCCGTATG GTCCTCGGCCTCCATCGGACCCACACGGCATCTACCCCGACAACAAACACGTCCCTGGGATGG ACATGATGGGTCCCAGGAGCTCCTCTCCTGCTAACCAGGATGGCTCT GGACCTGGATCCTTCATGGCATCGCCAATCAGAGACTCGCCCGGCTCCATGGTTCACAGACCACCTCCAGGCCCGGGACCACATgaccctcttcctcctcacgGACCCAACGTGCGTCTACCCCCACCCGGACCCTACGGACATCCCCGACCGGGCCCTTACCAACTCCCGCCTGGCCCTCCTCTGCCTGCCAACGGACACCCAGGGATGCCCCTGCCCGGACCCATGGGGGGGGAGTTTGGCCCTCGACCTCCCAACGGACATTTATACCAACTCAGACACGGCCCCGGCCCCGCGGGCGATCCCAGGGGCCCGCCACCGCCGCCACACTTCCGTCCTCCGCCTCATAACTTCGGACCGATGCCTCCGCCGCTCG